A genomic stretch from Primulina huaijiensis isolate GDHJ02 chromosome 14, ASM1229523v2, whole genome shotgun sequence includes:
- the LOC140957638 gene encoding outer envelope protein 39, chloroplastic-like isoform X1, whose translation MVREFVMGWEPRQAFTLAMIDFNVDFTHKLCAALMFHPLRDAGVGSPLSLVIGILCVKHPNLFGKSEKLDVLWDKGLCDSNILVTYRKPRPEWLPQHALVLQVSSFMSCLYTFPLMITRQVGGRLIFETTLYKVSYFSLYMY comes from the exons ATGGTTCGTGAATTTGTAATGGGATGGGAGCCCAGACAAGCATTCACGCTGGCAATG ATAGACTTCAATGTAGATTTCACCCACAAACTATGCGCCGCCTTGATGTTCCATCCTTTGAG GGATGCTGGTGTGGGGAGTCCTCTTTCACTTGTTATTGGAAT CCTCTGCGTGAAGCACCCAAATTTGTTTGGAAAGAGTGAGAAGCTTGATGTCTTGTGGGATAAAGGCCTCTGTGATTCCAATATCTTGGTTACTTACAGGAAGCCAAGACCAGAATGGCTTCCACAACACGCATTGGTCCTTCAGGTTTCTTCTTTTATGAGTTGTTTATACACTTTTCCGCTAATGATAACGAGACAGGTTGGTGGACGCCTGATATTCGAAACCACATTATACAAAGTTTCATACTTTAGtttatatatgtattaa
- the LOC140957638 gene encoding outer envelope protein 39, chloroplastic-like isoform X2, with translation MGAQTSIHAGNAKIDFNVDFTHKLCAALMFHPLRDAGVGSPLSLVIGILCVKHPNLFGKSEKLDVLWDKGLCDSNILVTYRKPRPEWLPQHALVLQVSSFMSCLYTFPLMITRQVGGRLIFETTLYKVSYFSLYMY, from the exons ATGGGAGCCCAGACAAGCATTCACGCTGGCAATG CGAAGATAGACTTCAATGTAGATTTCACCCACAAACTATGCGCCGCCTTGATGTTCCATCCTTTGAG GGATGCTGGTGTGGGGAGTCCTCTTTCACTTGTTATTGGAAT CCTCTGCGTGAAGCACCCAAATTTGTTTGGAAAGAGTGAGAAGCTTGATGTCTTGTGGGATAAAGGCCTCTGTGATTCCAATATCTTGGTTACTTACAGGAAGCCAAGACCAGAATGGCTTCCACAACACGCATTGGTCCTTCAGGTTTCTTCTTTTATGAGTTGTTTATACACTTTTCCGCTAATGATAACGAGACAGGTTGGTGGACGCCTGATATTCGAAACCACATTATACAAAGTTTCATACTTTAGtttatatatgtattaa
- the LOC140957251 gene encoding GTPase LSG1-2-like has protein sequence MVKGEKTGLGRLLVKHHNQMIQQSKEKGNYYRSQQKKVLESVTEVNDIDAVIEQADEAHQLFSSINSPANLAINLDLASSAGSEMTPEERREQQKKEEASHASSLRIPRRPRWNAKMSVEELDANEKRVFLEWRRSLARLEENEKLVLTPFEKNLDIWRQLWRVLERSDLMVMVVDARDPLFYRCPDLEAYAREIDEHKRTLLLINKADLLPFSVREKWARYFHENGILFLFWSAKAASAALEGKMLSLSSGMQNTQQELACADVIVYGRNELLSRLQSEAEDIVSMRNRTRLNSTGPSQIRVDNENFIGGVSPGGVVVGFVGYPNVGKSSTINALVGEKKTGVTSTPGKTKHFQTLMISEKLTLCDCPGLVFPSFTSSRYHMIASGVLPIDRMTENREAVQVVANQVPRSVIEDVYQISLPKPKAHESQSRPPLAAEFLRSYCASRGYVASSGLPDETRAARQILKDYINGKLPHFEKPPGMSDHIDDSEGAAMTAISSETDESASSDDEDDPSETENEPAQPESSLKHALDDLNSFDMANELYPRKEIAKKFSRAPHKQHKKPQKKKDRTWRVRDDGGDGMPLVRVFQKPANAGPLNA, from the exons ATGGTGAAGGGAGAAAAGACCGGGCTGGGGCGCCTTCTGGTGAAGCACCATAATCAGATGATACAGCAGTCGAAGGAGAAGGGGAATTATTACAGGAGCCAGCAGAAGAAAGTGTTGGAATCGGTGACGGAGGTTAATGATATCGATGCAGTTATTGAGCAGGCCGACGAGGCACACCAACTCTTTTCCTCTATCAACAGCCCCGCCAACCTCGCTATCAACCT GGACTTAGCTTCTAGCGCCGGCAGTGAGATGACGCCGGAGGAAAGAAGGGAGCAGCAAAAGAAAGAGGAAGCTTCGCATGCTAGTAGCCTAAGAATTCCACGCAG GCCGCGGTGGAATGCAAAAATGTCTGTAGAAGAGCTTGATGCTAATGAAAAGCGAGTTTTTCTAGAGTGGCGTCGCAGTCTTGCAAG GCTTGAAGAAAATGAGAAGCTAGTTTTGACTCCATTTGAGAAGAACCTTGATATCTGGAGGCAACTTTGGAGGGTGCTTGAACGTAGTGATTTG ATGGTAATGGTTGTTGATGCCAGGGACCCGCTCTTTTACCGCTGCCCTGACCTTGAG GCATATGCACGAGAAATAGATGAACACAAAAGGACATTGCTTCTCATCAACAAGGCAGATCTTCTACCATTTTCAGTTAG AGAAAAATGGGCTAGATACTTTCatgagaatgggattctctttcttttttggtCAGCTAAGGCTGCTTCTGCAGCTTTAGAGGGAAAAATGCTGAGTCTCTCATCTGGTATGCAAAATACTCAGCAAGAGTTGGCCTGTGCGGATGTTATAGTATATGGCAGGAACGAGCTACTTTCTCGTCTGCAATCTGAAGCCGAGGATATAGTGTCGATGCGGAACAGAACAAGGTTGAATTCTACAGGCCCATCTCAAATTCGTGTAGACAATGAGAATTTTATTGGAGGTGTGTCCCCTGGCGGAGTAGTTGTAGGATTTGTTGGGTATCCTAATGTAGGAAAGAGTTCCACAATCAACGCTTTGGTTGGAGAGAAGAAGACAGGTGTAACCTCGACTCCTGGAAAGACGAAGCATTTCCAAACATTGATGATATCCGAAAAACTTACTCTCTGTGATTGTCCTGGATTGGTGTTTCCTTCCTTTACCAGTTCAAGATATCATATGATTGCATCTGGGGTCTTGCCTATTGATCGCATGACTGAGAACCGAGAAGCCGTGCAGGTCGTGGCTAATCAAGTGCCCAGATCTGTTATTGAAGACGTGTACCAAATTTCTTTACCAAAACCCAAGGCTCATGAATCACAATCTCGGCCTCCTTTGGCTGCAGAATTTTTGAGATCATACTGCGCATCCCGTGGATATGTTGCCTCGAGTGGACTACCGGATGAAACTAGAGCTGCCCGACAGATATTGAAGGACTATATTAATGGAAAGCTTCCTCACTTTGAGAAGCCACCTGGGATGTCAGACCACATAGACGACTCTGAGGGTGCTGCAATGACAGCCATCTCATCAGAGACAGACGAATCAGCCTCATCCGATGATGAAGATGACCCTTCCGAGACTGAAAACGAACCTGCCCAACCGGAATCTAGTCTAAAGCATGCGTTGGACGATTTGAACTCTTTTGACATGGCCAATGAATTATATCCCAGGAAGGAAATCGCAAAAAAGTTCTCGAGAGCGCCTCACAAACAGCACAAGAAGCCTCAGAAAAAGAAAGATCGAACGTGGAGAGTAAGAGATGATGGAGGTGATGGAATGCCACTAGTTAGGGTTTTTCAGAAACCAGCGAATGCAGGTCCTTTGAATGCATGA